DNA sequence from the bacterium genome:
TTTATTCTTTGATTCGGCAAGGATTACTTTGTGGAAGGCTGCTTTATATGAGGTTTCCAAAAGGCCTATAACAGGAATAGGATTACGGGTATTTGATGAACATGTAGCTAGCAAAATATTTGAAAAAAAAGGGTATCATACCCATAATCTTTTTCTAAACATTTTGGTTGAACTAGGAATTCCCGGCTTTTTTTTATCTCTTATCTTTATTTATAGCTTACTTAAAAAGGTAGATTTTTATAATCCCCTTGCAAGTATTCCTATTACTATAGTCTTTTTTTCCCAGATGGTTGATTTTTTCATCCATGATTTTACATTTACAATAATTTCTCTTTATTTTTTAGCTTTTGCTTCAAATTCTAAGATTGAAAGGATCTAGAAATTTTATATTTCAATTCACAGGACAGGGCATTGGAAAGCTCATTACATTCCTTTTTTATATATTTTTACCATCCTTAATTGGTCCTTTAGAATATGGAAAATTCTCCTTTTTATTAGCATTGTCTTTAATAATAGTCCAGCCTATTGTTGAGATGGGATTGGATATTTTAATTACAAAATGGATAGTTAAGGGAAAATCCGATGTATTCAAAAAGGCATTTTTTATTAGGATGTATGCAAGCCTAATAGCCTTCTTTATCCTTTTTCTTATATCGTTTTTTTTAGATATAAACAGATATTTGCTATTTCTTATCTTTTCTTACCATATATTGGGCTTTTTTCAAAATATCATCTTTTCATCATTAAGAGGGATTGAGGATATGAGATTTGAGGGAATAATTTTTCCTATTCAAAGATTATTGGCATTTCTCTTTCTTTTTATTCTTTTTTATCTTGGGATTAAAGATGCATTTCTAGCCCCATTTTCTTTGCTTTTATCCCTTATTTTAGGATTAGCTGTTTTGCTTTTTCTCACCAAGGATATATTGAAAGATATTTTAAATAAAGGAGAAGAAATGGGTTATAATGACCTTATTAAAGAGGGCTTTTTTCTTGGGTTAATTACCCTCCTTTGGCTTATATACTTTAAAATTGATAGTATAATGTTAGGGATTATGAAGGGTGATTTTGAGGTTGGTATATACAATGTTTCATATCGGATTATGGATGGAATTTTATTTATTCCAGGGACAATAATGCTTGTATTCTTCCCTAAGCTTTCCAAAGATTTTAAAGGGGTATTTTGGAAATTGTTTTTTGTTTTAGGAGGAATTGGCTTAATTGTTTCATTTATCCTTTATCTCTTTGCTCCAATTCTAATTAAGCTAATTTATGGTGCTAAATTCCTTCCCTCTATTCCTGTATTGCAAATCCTCTCTCTAGCAATATTCTTTATTTTTCTTGGCCATCTAGCTACACAATCCCTTGTAGCTTTAGATAGAAGCAATCTATATTTATTGGTTGCATTCATCGGAACAGCCTTAAATATATTCCTCAATTTCCTTCTTATTCCATCCCTTGGTGCAATTGGTGCAGCCTATGCTACGGTTATAACAGAAGGCTTTGTTATGCTTTTTTGTTTTTATTTTGTATGGAAAAGATAGCTATAAGTGCAATACATTTTCATAAAAACCCTACAGGCTTGGCTGTTTATACCTATGAGCTTCTTTGTGAATTGCTTAAGGCTAAATCCAATTTTGATATTAGTGTTTATTCAAATTCTTATGATTTATATAGGCTATACCCAGATAAGGTAGTTTTTGTAAAGCCTTTGGTCTCGCTAGATTTAGGTTTCAATAGAAATCTAATAAGGCTTATCTGGGAGCAGACATTATTGCCTTATAAGGCAAGAAATGCATCCTTATTATATTCTCCTATTCCCGAAGGGGTTTTGAAATTCAATAAAAAACAAGTCATAACCATTCATGATGTTCTTCCTTTGAAATATCCAGAGATATATCCGAGGATGAAGTATTATTTTCGCTATGTTTTACCTATCCTTTTAAGAAGTTCATCTACTATTATATGCGTTTCTTCTAATACAAAAAATGATATTATTGAGTATTATAAAATTAAAGATAAGCCAATTTATGTAGTCCACAACGGCATTAATCTGCAAAGGTTTTATCCAAGAAAGGAAAAAAGGATAATCTATGAAAAATATTTGTTTTATCTTGGCGATATGAGACCTTATAAGAATTTGGAAATGGCTATTAGGGCATTTGTTATCCTTGGTCTTAAGGATATTAAATTTATCATTGGAGGAAGGAAAGATTCTAAATTCTATCCTAAAATTGAAAAAATGGTTAATGATCTCTCCTTGAACGATAGGGTTATTTTTTTGGATTATGTCCCTTCTGATCTATTGCCTTATCTTTATTCTGAAGCAAGCGCATTTCTATTTCCCTCTTTCTACGAAGGTTTTGGTTTTCCACCCCTTGAGGCAATGGCATGTGGTTGTCCTGTTATTGTATCTAATGCAGCAAGCCTGCCAGAGGTATGTGGTGATGCGGCATATTATGTAGATCCATATAACCCGGAGGACATAGCCAAAGGGATATATAAGGTTCTAACTGACAAAGATTTGCAAAATTCCTTAAGGCAAAAAGGCCTCCAAAGGGCGAAGATGTTTAGCTGGGAAAAGACAGCCGGAGAGATTCTAAATGTTTTTGGAGATATACTAAGATAGTTTAAAAATCTCTTGACTTTTAGGATTTAATTCAGTTATACTATTATAGTATAACTAAAAGGAGGTGGTTATGGATGCTAATGAAGGTTTTTAATAAAGGACAGGTAGTCATACCTGTATGGCTAAGGAAGAAATATAACATTAATGTAGGTGACCTTGTAGAGGTTATTCCAGAAGATAAAGGGATAAGATTCATTCCTATTAAGAAGGAAAAGCTAACAGACAAACTCTTTGGTGCATTTGCTAAATATAAAAGGGGAAAAATAGAACCAGATGCAAAGGAAATAGAAAGGGCAACAGAAACAGGCTTTATTGAGGAATGGCAAAATGAAGTTAATAGATACTAATGTCATTTTGAGATTTTTATTAGCTGATAAAGGGGAAAAATATAAAGGGGTTTATACCTTATTTAGTCAATTAGAAGAGGGGGAAGAAAAGATAGAATGTAAGACCTTAATCTTTTTTCAGGTTATTTTTGTTCTAAAGAGTTTTTATGGGGTAGATAAAAGTGAAATAATTCCTATGTTGTTGGCTCTGATGGATTATAAAGGCTTTCATATAAAGGAAAAAATGGTCATCAAAAGAACCCTGGAATTATGGAGAGAAGAGAACAGAGAAATCATAGATTGTTATCTAATGGCCTGCCTTGAGGAAAAAGGAGAAAGGGATTTAATCAGTTATGACCGAGGATTTGATAGTATTAAGATTAATAGGATAGAGCCCTAATGTTTGGTTTAAGAAAAAACAGCCAGAGAAATCCTTTAATTTTTAAAGAGGTGCTTTTATGAAAATAGCCATTATCCATGACTGGCTTGTAACTTATGGTGGAGCAGAGAGGGTTTTAAAGGAGATGCTTTCTATCTATCCCGATGCAGACCTTTATACCCTCATAGATTTTCTTAAGGAAAGAGAATTTATCTTGAATAAAGAGGTAAAAACATCATTTCTCCAAAAATTCCCATTTGTAAAGGAAAAATATAGAAGCTATCTTCCCTTTATGCCCTGTGCTATAGAAAGATTTGACCTTTCCTCTTATGATATGATAATCTCATCCTGTCATTGTGTTTCAAAAGGGATAAGGAAAAAGAAAGGTCAAATTCATATATGCTATTGCCATACACCCATAAGATATGTATGGGAGCTTAAAAGAGATTATTTAGCTCAAATTAGGGGAATAAAAGGAGCAATGGCAAATATTTTTCTTAATTTTATAAAAGATTGGGATTTAAAAGCAGCTAAAAATGTAGACCATTTTATAGCAAATTCCCATTATATAAAGGAAAGAATAAAAAGGTATTACAACAGGGATGCTGTTTGTATATATCCTCCCATTGATATTGAAAGATTTGAGATAGGGGAGAAAAAGGATAATTTTTTTATAACAGGAGGAAGACTTGTTCCATATAAAAGGTTTGATTTGGTTATAAACGCATTTTCAAAGCTCTCCCTCCCCTTACTTGTCTTTGGCGATGGTCCTTGCATAAAAGATTTAAAAGATAGGGCAGGAAAAAATATTGAATTCCTTGGATGGCAGGATGAGGATAGATTGAAAGAATATCTAAAGAAGGCTAGGGCGTTTGTCTTTGCTGGCATTGAGGATTTTGGCATACTTCCTGTTGAAGCACAGGCCTGCGGAACGCCTGTAATTGCGTATGGTGAGGGTGGCTTAAAGGAAACGGTAATACTGTATAAAACAGGGGTATTCTTTTATGAACAAAAAGAGGAGGCTTTAATTAGCGCAATTAAGGAATTTAATAAAAGGGAATTTCTTCCAAAAATAATAAGAGAGAATGCAGAACGGTTTGGAAGGGAAAGATTTATAAAGGAATTTAAAGATTTTGTTAAGGAGAAATTGAATGAAAAAATTTAAGCCATTTGTAGAGGTATCTATTTTCCTTATTTTTGATATTCTCTCCCTATTTATTATTTTTAAAGCCTCTATATTTCTTAGAAAGAAATTATTTCCCCTCATTTATTCTGGATTTAAACCAGAAGTATTATTTGGACTATCTGACATCCTTTGGATATTTCCCTTATTTATATTCTTCTTATTCTATGAAGGTTTATATAATAAAAAATTCTTCTTTTGGGGTGAAATTAAGGCATTATGGAAGGCAATATTTTTATTTATGATAGTTGTATTTAGCCTTGTTTTTATTTCAAAGATGGGAGAAAAGGTTTCAAGGACAGCAATGGTTATAATGGAATCTCTTTTGTTTTTTATTATCCCTCCTGCCAGAATTAGCATCAAAAGGGCTTTAATGAAATTTGGCCTTTTTAAAAGAAAGGCATTTATTCTTGGCGGTGGAGAAACAGGGAAGAAAATCCTGGAGGGATTAAAAAAAGAACCATTGTTTGGTTATGAGGTTGTTGGTTTCTTTGATGACGATCCTTCTAAAGAGGGAAAAGAAATAAAAGGGGTTAAGATTTATTATGGGATTGACAATATAAAGGAGCGGATAAATAAAGATTATGATGTTATTATTGCCATACCTTCTTTAAAAAGGGAAAGGCTTGTTGAGATAATTAATATGCTTCAGGATAAAACAAAAAAGATAATTTTTGTCCCTGACCTACTTGGAATAGCTATGCTTTCTATAGATACGATTCATTTCTTCCAGGAACAAACCCTTGCTTTAGAGATAAAGAATAACATTCTAAACCCTGGAAATACCTTTATCAAAAGAATCTTTGATATTCTTATAGGAAGCCTCCTTTTTATTATTCTTTCTCCCTTTCTTTTATTCATTTCTTTGGCTTTGAAGGTTACATCAGAAGGCCCTGTTATCTACTCCCAAAAAAGAATTGGGAAAGGAGGAAGGCCATTTATGTGCCTTAAATTTAGAACAATGTCCAAAGATGCAGAGGAAAGGCTTAAGGAGCTTTTAAAGGATGAAAATATAAAAAAGGAATACGAAAGATATTGGAAGATAAAAGATGACCCGAGGGTTACAAAGATTGGAAGATTTTTGAGAAGGTTCTCTTTAGATGAACTTCCACAAATTATAAATGTTTTAAAGGGAGAGATGAGCCTTGTAGGACCCCGGCCAGCATTTCCTGAGGAGATTGAGGCTTTTTATAAAGATAAGGCAGGTATTTATTTTTTAGCCCCTCCCGGGATTACGGGTTTATGGCAGATAAGTGGAAGGAGCGAAGCGACATTTGAAAAAAGAATATTTTTTGATGTATGGTATGTAAAGAATTGGTCTTTATGGCTTGATATTGTTATCTTATTTAAAACAATAAAGGTTGTTTTAAAAAAAGAGGGTGCATATTAATTATGAACCCAATTTCTTGCATTATAATAACATATAATGAAGAAGGTAGCATAAAGGATTGCCTGGAAAGTATAAAATGGGTAGATGAAATTATAGTTGTTGATTCTGGGTCTTCTGACAAAACAATAGAGATTGCAAAGGAATATACAGATAAGGTATTCCATAAGGAATGGATGGGCTATGGAAAGCAGAAGGAATATGCAAGGCAGATGGCAAGCCTTAATTGGGTATTAAGCATTGATGCAGATGAGAGGATAAGCGAGAAGCTAAAAGATGAAATACTAAAGTCTGGAGTCTGGAGTCTGAAATCTGGAGTCAAAAAGGAAGATGCATATTATATTCCTCGCAAGCTATTTTTTCTTGGAAAGCTCTTAAGGTTTGGTGGATGCTCTGATAAGCAGATAAGGCTATTTAGAAAGGAGAAGGCAAAATTTAGCGATGATATTATACACGAAAAGGTAATTGTAGATGGAAAAATAGGAAGGCTTAAAAACCCAATTTTTCATTATAGCTATAAAAACATTTTAGATTATTTTGAAAGATTTAATAAATATTCAACATTGGAGGCAGAGAAAATAGTCAGGAGCCAGGGGGTCAGGGGGTCAGGGGGTCAGAGGTCAAATATTTTATTTGTTTTTCAGGTTTTCCTTTGTTTTATTGATTTTTTAAAGAGATATATTTTTAAATTGGGGATGCTAGATGGAATACAGGGTTTTCTTTGGGCATTATTCTCATCATTCCATCGGCTTGTAAAATATGCAAAGGTTTTGGAGATAAAACAAAAATGAATGTTCTTTTGGTCTATCTTTTATTATAATTTCCTAAATCCTAATTCCTAAATTCCAAATATCCCTCCACAACCTTAAATGCATCCTTCTTGTTTTTTATTTTTCCCTCAATCCATGCTTCTTCAATTAAAAAAAGGAGCTTTCCAATTAAGGGAGATTCCTTTAAAGAAAACCTTTTCATTAGCTCCTTACCATTTACAATCTTTGGTGGTTTTATTGGCTCTTTTTCACTAAAGATAAAATCTAATATCTTCTTTATCCCCTTTTCATGATTTTCTATATCCTCCTTTGTTGTTGCCTCTCCGACAGCAGAATACCTGTCAGCAAGGGAGAGGATAAGAAGCATAATCAAATCATCGCCTAAGTCTTTGAATAATCTAAATACAGCCTTTTTTGTGATTACTCCACCTTGAACAAGGGTTCCTATCCTCATATGATTTAGGGTAATCCTTGCCATTGTTTGAATCTCATTATGAGAAAATTTTAGCCTTTTTCCTATACCTTGAACATATTTTTCTCCCAACCTCTCATGTCCTATAAACCTTAATCTTCCATCTTCTTCCTTTATTGTTTCTGGCTTTCCTAAATCATGAAGAAGACCAACTAGCTTAAGAATAGAGAGCCTTGTATGGTCAGAAGCTATAGCTTCATTTAAATATTCCCTTACCCTTTCTAAATACTCTATAAATAAGAAATTATCGGCTATTATCTCTATCTGTTTTACTGTTTCAAAGGAATGCTCCAATAGATCTAAATGGTGATATCCCCTTCCTTCTATTTGTGATAATGGAATTAGCTCTTTGATGACCTCTGAAAGAATGCCAAGAGAAAAGGCGACCTTTAAAAATTTATAAGATTTTTTGTTTTTTAATATCTCAAACAGCTCATAGTTTATCCTTTCAGATGCTACATTTTTTATAAGGTATGCATTCTCCTTTATGGCTTTAATTGTCTCTTTTTCTATTTCAAAATTAAGGCTTGATGAAAATCTGACAGCCCTAAGAAGCCTTAAGGGGTCTTCAATGAGGCTATTCTTTGATACCATTTTGATTACCCCTTTTTGAATATCAGAAATCCCATCTGTTAAATCTATTATCTCTGAAAAAGAAGGTCCTTTCATTGCAAGGCTATTTATTGTAAAATCCCTCCTTTTAATGTCTCTTTCTATATCCCCTTCAATCCTTGTAAAATCAAGGGTAATGTCTTTTAAGACAACCCTTCCGCAATTTTCATCCAAAAGAACAAATGCACCCTTTAAAACATTAGAAACATCCCTTGCAAATCCTATTGGATCTTCTGAAAAGCAGAAATCTATATCCTTTGATGGCTTTTTAAGCAAATAATCCCTTATAAATCCACCAACAAGGAAGAATTTACTGCCCCTTTTTTTTGCTATCCTTGAAATGGTAAGAAATGGCTCTTTTTTGAAATTATTATTCACCAAAGACTTGCTTTGTAACCAGCTTATTTATCGCAGAGAGATATGCTTTAGCTGAGGCTGTAATTATATCTGTATCTGCTCCATAACCCCTTGCTATCCCTCCTTTCTCTTCAAGTGAGACCATAACCTCTCCAAGGGCATCTGTGCCACCGGTAATGCTTTTTACCTCGTATTTTAAAAGAGAGCTTTTTGTCTTTGTTAGCTCTTGTATTGCCTTGTATGTAGCATCAATAGGACCATCACCGCTTGCTGTTTTTTCAATAATTTTTTCGCCGAATTTAAGTTTTATCTCTGCAGAGGGCTTTTGTTTTGTTCCACTTACAACAGAAAGCTCTATAAGGCTATAGGTTTCTGGTATTTGTGTTTTCTCTTCCTCTATCAATGCTTCTATATCTTCATTAAATACCTCTTTCTTTTGGTCAGCAAGGCTTTTAAATCGTTTAAATGCATTATTTAGCTCCTCATCAGAAAGAATATAGCCCATTTCCTTAAGCCTTGTTTTGAAGGCATGCCTTCCTGAGTGTTTGCCAAGGACGAATTTTGTTTGGGAAAGTCCTACATTTTGGGGCTTGATGATTTCATATGTCAATTTCTCCTTCAATAGCCCATCCTGATGGATTCCAGATTCATGGGCAAAGGCATTAGCTCCAACAATTGCCTTGTTTGGCTGGACAGATATTCCTGTTATCTTTGTTAAAAGCCTGCTTGTGCGCATTATCTCCTCTGTATTTATTTGTGTATCAAGATTAAAAACATCACGCCTTGTCTTTAGGGTCATAACTACCTCTTCCAGACTGCAATTGCCTGCACGCTCTCCAATGCCATTTATTGTGCATTCAACCTGCCTTGCTCCATTTAACACGGCTAATAAAGAATTAGCCGTAGCAAGCCCAAGGTCATTATGGCAATGGACAGAGATTATAGCCCTATTTTTTACCCTTTCTGTGATTGTTTTAATAATTTTTCCAAATTCTTCTGGAATGCTATATCCGACCGTGTCGGGTATATTTACTGTTCTTGCACCTGCTTCTATGGTTGCCTCAATAACCTCACAAAGATAGCCAATATCTGTTCTTGTTGCATCCATTGGCGAGAATTCAACATCGTCCGTGAAGCTTTTTGCAAGCCTTACCATTTCTACTGACCTCTTTAATGCCTCTTTCCTGTCTATACGATATTGATGCTTAAGGTGTATATCAGATGTAGAATGAAAGGTATGAATCCTTTTTCTTTCTGCATCCTTTACTGATTCATAAGCCCTTTTTATATCATCTTCTTTTGCCCTGGCAAGGCTGCATATGGTTGGTCCTTTTACCTCATTGCTGATTATCCTTATTGCCTCAAAATCACCCTCTGAAGCTATAGCAAACCCAGCCTCAATAATATCAACACCAAGCTTTGCAAGCTGTTTTGCAAGGGCTAATTTCTCTGATATATTCATTGATGCCCCTGGGGATTGCTCACCATCCCTCAGGGTTGTGTCAAAGATATAAACCCTTTCCATATTTAAATTTTATCTAAAAAAACCTTTTTGTGTCAATTAGAATAAGGATAATGATACAAAAGGAAATTATGCTTGCTATCAAGCCAATGATAAATGTCCTTGGAATATACCTAAATTCTACAATGTGCTTCCCTTCTGGAACACAAACAGCCCTAAAGCAATAATTTACCTTGTATATCTTCGTTTCTTTTTTATTGATGTAGCAACGCCAACCAGGATAATATGTATCCGATAAAAACAGAAATCCGGGTTTTTCTGTATCTACCTTGATTAAAACTTTATTCGGCTCATATTTAATAATTTTACAATAGTTTTTAGTTTTGAGTTTTGAGTTTTTAGTTTTAATAAATGCACTTGGAAGGCAATCTTGTTCATAGACAAAAATTCCATCCTTCTCTTTGGAAATAAGGTATTTAACCCCAAGCATCTTTGCTAGCTTATATATTGGCAAATTACTAAAATCAGAGAGGATTATTCCTTCATACCCACCTGCATTAAAAAGACCAAAAAGCATTCCAAAATTTCCATGCAATATCGCCTTTGAAAGCAAAAAATCCTTATATCTTGACCTTTCTCCAATATGCTTTACCATTTCCTGAATGTTAGAAGATGCTGGAATATATCGGATAAATTTACCTTTAAGCATCTCTACTATCTCTGGCTTTTTTTTATAAAATCCCTCATCTATTAAATAATTTAAATTCCCATTAAAGAGATAGAGGTCAAAGATTGTAAGGCAAATAAGAAGGGGTGCTATGTGTTTTTTTCTTTTAAGAATAAGAATTGCTATCAAAAGGATAAGGGAAATATATAGGCAATTTTTAAAGACAAAAGAATACCATAGACTTACTTCAAAAGGGTTAGTTTTGTATGGAGAAGGCAGTTTTGCAACAAGGAAAAAAAGTGATTTGGGATTTAAATAGAAAAGAAATGCCAAAAATAAAAAGAGAAGGGTTGCAGGAACAAAAATTTTGCTTTTGTCTTTGGAATAAAAAAATCCAAATCCAGCAAGGATGGAGAGGGAAATGCTAACAAGGTGTAATGTCTTAATGGGATTTCTCATTAAAGAAAAGAAAGGGAGGAATTTATAAAGAAAAGGATATAAAGAAAGGTTTTTTCCCATAGAAAGGAATAGAGAAAAAATAAGGATAGAGGAAAAGAAAAGGATAATTCTTCTTCTTATAAAAAATGGAGCCTGAATTGCAAGCAAAATAGGCAAAATTCCTATATAGAAGCTTGTTACCATCTTTTGTCCTAAATATGGAAATACATAGCCTTCTTCGGATGGAATAGAGGTAAAGAGAGGAATAAAAAACCCTATAAATTCTTGTGGAAAAAGAGACCATAAAGAGCTTTGTTCAAATGAAATACCAGCTTTTCTATTAGAAAGAGAAACAAGCTCCAAGAATGGTAAGAGTTGAAAGAGGGAAATTCCAATTGATACAATGCCTGTAATAAAAAGAGACCTTAGGGGAAAAATTGATTTTTTATGAAAGATAAAGGCAAATGACAAAAGGCTCAAAAGGATAATATCGTAAAAAAGGAAATCTGGAAGTCCGGCTAGGAATTCAATAGCAATAACCAAGCCACTTACAATTGAATAAAAAATGCTATTTCTCCTTAGGGCTCTTAAATAGAAAAGAAGGAGCAAGGGGCTCCAGGTCGCTGTTGTTATGGTTATAAATATATTCCCAAAGGATAGAAATATTCCCGAGAAGGCATAGGAAAGGCTTGCAAATAATGAGGATGAGCTATCTAATCCTTGATCCTTCATCAACAAATAGAAAAATACCCCTGCAAGAAATATATGGAGAAAGATAAATAGATCCAAAGAGAAAAATATAGGGAGGATGTAATTGATAATTGATAATGGATATAATGTCTGGTGGTGTACCTGGGCAGCAAATGGTGCTCCACATAAGATATAGGGATTCCAAAAGGGGAATATACCATTCTTTATGCAGGAAGAAGCATATATCTTCATTGGATACATTAAAAGGTGGATGTCTCTATAGACAAAGGTTTTATGGGAAAATAGGGCTTTCCCAAAGA
Encoded proteins:
- a CDS encoding glycosyltransferase codes for the protein MKIAIIHDWLVTYGGAERVLKEMLSIYPDADLYTLIDFLKEREFILNKEVKTSFLQKFPFVKEKYRSYLPFMPCAIERFDLSSYDMIISSCHCVSKGIRKKKGQIHICYCHTPIRYVWELKRDYLAQIRGIKGAMANIFLNFIKDWDLKAAKNVDHFIANSHYIKERIKRYYNRDAVCIYPPIDIERFEIGEKKDNFFITGGRLVPYKRFDLVINAFSKLSLPLLVFGDGPCIKDLKDRAGKNIEFLGWQDEDRLKEYLKKARAFVFAGIEDFGILPVEAQACGTPVIAYGEGGLKETVILYKTGVFFYEQKEEALISAIKEFNKREFLPKIIRENAERFGRERFIKEFKDFVKEKLNEKI
- a CDS encoding PIN domain-containing protein; the protein is MKLIDTNVILRFLLADKGEKYKGVYTLFSQLEEGEEKIECKTLIFFQVIFVLKSFYGVDKSEIIPMLLALMDYKGFHIKEKMVIKRTLELWREENREIIDCYLMACLEEKGERDLISYDRGFDSIKINRIEP
- a CDS encoding HD domain-containing protein, which translates into the protein MNNNFKKEPFLTISRIAKKRGSKFFLVGGFIRDYLLKKPSKDIDFCFSEDPIGFARDVSNVLKGAFVLLDENCGRVVLKDITLDFTRIEGDIERDIKRRDFTINSLAMKGPSFSEIIDLTDGISDIQKGVIKMVSKNSLIEDPLRLLRAVRFSSSLNFEIEKETIKAIKENAYLIKNVASERINYELFEILKNKKSYKFLKVAFSLGILSEVIKELIPLSQIEGRGYHHLDLLEHSFETVKQIEIIADNFLFIEYLERVREYLNEAIASDHTRLSILKLVGLLHDLGKPETIKEEDGRLRFIGHERLGEKYVQGIGKRLKFSHNEIQTMARITLNHMRIGTLVQGGVITKKAVFRLFKDLGDDLIMLLILSLADRYSAVGEATTKEDIENHEKGIKKILDFIFSEKEPIKPPKIVNGKELMKRFSLKESPLIGKLLFLIEEAWIEGKIKNKKDAFKVVEGYLEFRN
- a CDS encoding AbrB/MazE/SpoVT family DNA-binding domain-containing protein — translated: MKVFNKGQVVIPVWLRKKYNINVGDLVEVIPEDKGIRFIPIKKEKLTDKLFGAFAKYKRGKIEPDAKEIERATETGFIEEWQNEVNRY
- a CDS encoding 2-isopropylmalate synthase; this translates as MERVYIFDTTLRDGEQSPGASMNISEKLALAKQLAKLGVDIIEAGFAIASEGDFEAIRIISNEVKGPTICSLARAKEDDIKRAYESVKDAERKRIHTFHSTSDIHLKHQYRIDRKEALKRSVEMVRLAKSFTDDVEFSPMDATRTDIGYLCEVIEATIEAGARTVNIPDTVGYSIPEEFGKIIKTITERVKNRAIISVHCHNDLGLATANSLLAVLNGARQVECTINGIGERAGNCSLEEVVMTLKTRRDVFNLDTQINTEEIMRTSRLLTKITGISVQPNKAIVGANAFAHESGIHQDGLLKEKLTYEIIKPQNVGLSQTKFVLGKHSGRHAFKTRLKEMGYILSDEELNNAFKRFKSLADQKKEVFNEDIEALIEEEKTQIPETYSLIELSVVSGTKQKPSAEIKLKFGEKIIEKTASGDGPIDATYKAIQELTKTKSSLLKYEVKSITGGTDALGEVMVSLEEKGGIARGYGADTDIITASAKAYLSAINKLVTKQVFGE
- a CDS encoding glycosyltransferase family 1 protein, producing MEKIAISAIHFHKNPTGLAVYTYELLCELLKAKSNFDISVYSNSYDLYRLYPDKVVFVKPLVSLDLGFNRNLIRLIWEQTLLPYKARNASLLYSPIPEGVLKFNKKQVITIHDVLPLKYPEIYPRMKYYFRYVLPILLRSSSTIICVSSNTKNDIIEYYKIKDKPIYVVHNGINLQRFYPRKEKRIIYEKYLFYLGDMRPYKNLEMAIRAFVILGLKDIKFIIGGRKDSKFYPKIEKMVNDLSLNDRVIFLDYVPSDLLPYLYSEASAFLFPSFYEGFGFPPLEAMACGCPVIVSNAASLPEVCGDAAYYVDPYNPEDIAKGIYKVLTDKDLQNSLRQKGLQRAKMFSWEKTAGEILNVFGDILR
- a CDS encoding flippase, with translation MKGSRNFIFQFTGQGIGKLITFLFYIFLPSLIGPLEYGKFSFLLALSLIIVQPIVEMGLDILITKWIVKGKSDVFKKAFFIRMYASLIAFFILFLISFFLDINRYLLFLIFSYHILGFFQNIIFSSLRGIEDMRFEGIIFPIQRLLAFLFLFILFYLGIKDAFLAPFSLLLSLILGLAVLLFLTKDILKDILNKGEEMGYNDLIKEGFFLGLITLLWLIYFKIDSIMLGIMKGDFEVGIYNVSYRIMDGILFIPGTIMLVFFPKLSKDFKGVFWKLFFVLGGIGLIVSFILYLFAPILIKLIYGAKFLPSIPVLQILSLAIFFIFLGHLATQSLVALDRSNLYLLVAFIGTALNIFLNFLLIPSLGAIGAAYATVITEGFVMLFCFYFVWKR
- the wbaP gene encoding undecaprenyl-phosphate galactose phosphotransferase WbaP is translated as MKKFKPFVEVSIFLIFDILSLFIIFKASIFLRKKLFPLIYSGFKPEVLFGLSDILWIFPLFIFFLFYEGLYNKKFFFWGEIKALWKAIFLFMIVVFSLVFISKMGEKVSRTAMVIMESLLFFIIPPARISIKRALMKFGLFKRKAFILGGGETGKKILEGLKKEPLFGYEVVGFFDDDPSKEGKEIKGVKIYYGIDNIKERINKDYDVIIAIPSLKRERLVEIINMLQDKTKKIIFVPDLLGIAMLSIDTIHFFQEQTLALEIKNNILNPGNTFIKRIFDILIGSLLFIILSPFLLFISLALKVTSEGPVIYSQKRIGKGGRPFMCLKFRTMSKDAEERLKELLKDENIKKEYERYWKIKDDPRVTKIGRFLRRFSLDELPQIINVLKGEMSLVGPRPAFPEEIEAFYKDKAGIYFLAPPGITGLWQISGRSEATFEKRIFFDVWYVKNWSLWLDIVILFKTIKVVLKKEGAY
- a CDS encoding glycosyltransferase family 2 protein, giving the protein MNPISCIIITYNEEGSIKDCLESIKWVDEIIVVDSGSSDKTIEIAKEYTDKVFHKEWMGYGKQKEYARQMASLNWVLSIDADERISEKLKDEILKSGVWSLKSGVKKEDAYYIPRKLFFLGKLLRFGGCSDKQIRLFRKEKAKFSDDIIHEKVIVDGKIGRLKNPIFHYSYKNILDYFERFNKYSTLEAEKIVRSQGVRGSGGQRSNILFVFQVFLCFIDFLKRYIFKLGMLDGIQGFLWALFSSFHRLVKYAKVLEIKQK
- a CDS encoding YfhO family protein — protein: MNKISKFVSFLVLFFVVFLFFGKALFSHKTFVYRDIHLLMYPMKIYASSCIKNGIFPFWNPYILCGAPFAAQVHHQTLYPLSIINYILPIFFSLDLFIFLHIFLAGVFFYLLMKDQGLDSSSSLFASLSYAFSGIFLSFGNIFITITTATWSPLLLLFYLRALRRNSIFYSIVSGLVIAIEFLAGLPDFLFYDIILLSLLSFAFIFHKKSIFPLRSLFITGIVSIGISLFQLLPFLELVSLSNRKAGISFEQSSLWSLFPQEFIGFFIPLFTSIPSEEGYVFPYLGQKMVTSFYIGILPILLAIQAPFFIRRRIILFFSSILIFSLFLSMGKNLSLYPFLYKFLPFFSLMRNPIKTLHLVSISLSILAGFGFFYSKDKSKIFVPATLLFLFLAFLFYLNPKSLFFLVAKLPSPYKTNPFEVSLWYSFVFKNCLYISLILLIAILILKRKKHIAPLLICLTIFDLYLFNGNLNYLIDEGFYKKKPEIVEMLKGKFIRYIPASSNIQEMVKHIGERSRYKDFLLSKAILHGNFGMLFGLFNAGGYEGIILSDFSNLPIYKLAKMLGVKYLISKEKDGIFVYEQDCLPSAFIKTKNSKLKTKNYCKIIKYEPNKVLIKVDTEKPGFLFLSDTYYPGWRCYINKKETKIYKVNYCFRAVCVPEGKHIVEFRYIPRTFIIGLIASIISFCIIILILIDTKRFF